A single region of the Vicia villosa cultivar HV-30 ecotype Madison, WI linkage group LG4, Vvil1.0, whole genome shotgun sequence genome encodes:
- the LOC131595055 gene encoding uncharacterized protein LOC131595055 produces MGRNVNGLEGIDLTAMRAGPQLNSAQHNLLITPVTEQEIVAALNGIGNDKSSGVDGFGVYFFKKAWQVIKIDVTKAIQEFFVDDKIYKAANCSLVTLIPKHNGAKEIKDYRPISCCSTLYKIISKILANRLSKVLGFIVGDNQAAFVKGQNIHNHILLTYELIKGYERKHISSRCFMQMDIKKAYDTVDWFALESIFNQENDNFNYHPKCDKLKITNLCFADDLLLFSRDIDTETKRAILQATKFQEGRMPFKYLGVPVTGKKLATHHYQPLIDKILDKIKHWTARLLTYAGRLQLINSVMFSIWNYWPNRFPFPKNVIQKIEKICRIFLWTGGYEGSRKLPITCKNVCRPKCYGGMNIIDIELWNKSNLIRLLWNLSGKTDSLWIRWIQAYYVRNKNLMEIGTRSNDTWIKKAVMMQRYEAIKMQEWQEIK; encoded by the exons ATGGGGCGGAATGTAAATGGCCTTGAAGGGATTGACCTGACTGCAATGAGGGCAGGACCGCAACTGAATAGTGCCCAACATAATTTACTGATAACACCGGTCACAGAACAGGAAATCGTTGCAGCTCTCAATGGCATAGGGAATGATAAATCGTCGGGAGTTGATGGATTTGGAGTGTACTTCTTTAAGAAGGCTTGGCAGGTTATTAAGATTGATGTGACGAAAGCTATTCAAGAGTTTTTCGTAGATGATAAAATCTACAAGGCTGCTAATTGCTCATTAGTCACTCTCATCCCGAAGCATAATGGTGCGAAGGAGATTAAGGACTATCGACCCATATCATGTTGTAGCACTCTGTACAAAATAATTTCCAAAATTCTTGCAAATCGATTGAGTAAGGTATTGGGATTTATTGTTGGTGACAACCAGGCTGCATTTGTAAAGGGTCAAAATATACATAATCATATCCTCCTCACATATGAACTTATCAAAGGATACGAAAGAAAACATATTTCCTCGAGATGTTTTATGCAAATGGATATCAAAAAAGCCTACGATACGGTTGATTGGTTTGCGTTGGAGAGTATTTTCAATCAG GAAAATGATAATTTCAATTATCATCCAAAATGTGATAAGTTGAAAATCACGAACTTATGCTTTGCGGATGATTTATTGTTATTCTCTAGAG ATATTGATACAGAGACAAAAAGAGCCATCCTGCAAGCTACAAAGTTCCAAGAAGGAAGGATGCCATTTAAATATCTTGGTGTTCCAGTTACAGGTAAGAAGCTGGCTACTCATCACTACCAACCGTTAATTGATAAAATTCTCGATAAGATTAAGCACTGGACTGCGAGGTTGCTCACTTATGCGGGGAGATTGCAACTTATCAATAGTGTGATGTTTTCAATATGGAACTATTGGCCAAACCGTTTTCCTTTTCCAAAGAATGTCATTCAGAAAATCGAGAAAATCTGTCGTATCTTCCTCTGGACAGGGGGTTATGAGGGAAGTCGTAAATTACCTATCACTTGTAAGAATGTGTGTAGACCGAAATGCTATGGGGGGATGAATATTATTGATATAGAGTTGTGGAATAAATCGAATCTGATTCGCCTTCTCTGGAACTTAAGTGGTAAAACGGATTCGCTCTGGATTCGCTGGATTCAAGCCTATTACGTCCGAAACAAAAATCTGATGGAAATCGGTACCAGGTCGAATGATACATGGATCAAGAAAGCTGTTATGATGCAACGATATGAAGCTATAAAGATGCAGGAATGGCAGGAAATTAAATAA